In the genome of Pirellulales bacterium, one region contains:
- a CDS encoding SprT-like domain-containing protein, translating to MRRSEVEALAIGLMRQHGLERWQFAFNRRKRSLGLCRYTLRRIELSSHFALAHDEVEVRDVILHEIAHALAGHAAAHGPRWKSICQTIGARPERCSVARMPPGRWRATCPACSDEFSRFRRPMRNRVYSCPKCGPANGKLSFRTNP from the coding sequence GTGCGACGGAGCGAAGTGGAAGCGTTGGCAATCGGCCTCATGCGGCAGCACGGCCTCGAACGTTGGCAGTTCGCCTTCAATCGCCGCAAGCGCAGCCTCGGGCTATGTCGCTATACCTTGCGGCGGATCGAACTGTCGAGCCATTTCGCGCTCGCTCACGACGAAGTGGAAGTGCGCGACGTGATCCTGCACGAAATCGCGCATGCCTTGGCGGGCCATGCCGCCGCCCATGGCCCACGGTGGAAATCGATTTGCCAGACCATCGGAGCCCGGCCCGAGCGCTGCAGCGTTGCTCGCATGCCGCCGGGCCGCTGGCGAGCGACGTGTCCGGCGTGCAGCGACGAATTCAGTCGCTTCCGCCGCCCCATGCGAAATCGAGTCTACTCCTGCCCCAAGTGCGGCCCGGCAAACGGCAAGCTGTCGTTTCGAACAAATCCGTAG
- a CDS encoding SDR family oxidoreductase translates to MMEKSDEKRVAIVTGGGRKRLGSFVVDALAERGYSLTVHYLSAATETEAAVAAMNASGKTAIAVRADLSDEQAVAGLVEQTLDRFGRVDALVNCAAIWERKPLEQTTAADVRRHFEINALGTFLCCQHVGLAMVRQDEGGSIVTFGDWAEARPYRNYSAYFASKGAIVGITRSLAVELASRNPRVRVNCILPGPVLLPADLPEADRRRAIYGTLVKREGRPANIVQAVLHFIDNDFVTGACLPVDGGRTLFSDDE, encoded by the coding sequence ATGATGGAAAAAAGCGACGAGAAAAGAGTAGCCATCGTCACCGGCGGCGGGCGGAAGCGGCTCGGCTCGTTTGTCGTCGATGCGCTCGCCGAACGGGGCTATTCACTCACCGTGCACTATTTAAGTGCCGCGACTGAGACGGAAGCGGCCGTCGCGGCAATGAATGCCAGTGGCAAGACGGCAATTGCCGTGCGGGCCGACCTTAGCGACGAACAGGCCGTCGCCGGGCTCGTCGAGCAAACACTCGATCGGTTCGGCCGCGTCGATGCGCTCGTGAATTGTGCGGCCATCTGGGAGCGGAAGCCGCTCGAACAGACGACCGCAGCCGACGTTCGCCGGCATTTCGAAATCAACGCGCTGGGTACGTTTCTCTGCTGCCAGCATGTCGGTTTGGCGATGGTTCGACAGGACGAGGGGGGCTCGATCGTTACATTTGGCGATTGGGCCGAAGCGCGACCTTATCGCAATTACTCAGCCTACTTTGCGTCAAAAGGAGCGATCGTCGGCATCACGCGGTCGCTGGCGGTCGAGCTGGCGTCGCGTAATCCGCGCGTGCGGGTGAATTGTATCCTGCCCGGGCCGGTGCTTCTCCCCGCCGACTTGCCCGAGGCCGACCGACGGCGGGCGATCTACGGAACGCTTGTGAAGCGGGAAGGCCGGCCGGCAAACATCGTGCAGGCCGTGCTGCATTTTATCGACAACGACTTCGTGACCGGCGCATGCCTGCCGGTCGACGGCGGCCGCACCTTATTTTCCGACGACGAATGA
- a CDS encoding methyltransferase domain-containing protein: protein MIALMHPALAALQQRFPLATSRVQIADWQFELSRPANPDDLISEPDFDRDGRLPYWAELWPSATAMAERIAAEKGRGRRLLELGCGLGLVTLAAIRAGFEVVATDYYDEALAFTEANALRNGLATPATRLVDWRRFPAGLGRFDLVVASDVLFEKPNIPLVVAAFLRSILPGGEGWLTDPGRPPAAAFAAECNSQGLRIVAKRQLPVVKPGNSERPAARQMIDFHELALPQSSADA, encoded by the coding sequence ATGATCGCCCTCATGCATCCCGCGCTGGCAGCCTTGCAGCAGCGATTCCCGCTCGCCACGAGCCGCGTACAGATCGCCGATTGGCAGTTTGAATTATCGCGGCCGGCCAATCCCGACGACCTGATTTCCGAGCCTGATTTCGATCGCGACGGACGATTGCCCTATTGGGCGGAGCTTTGGCCGAGCGCGACGGCGATGGCCGAACGAATTGCCGCTGAAAAGGGACGCGGCCGCCGGCTGTTGGAGCTTGGTTGCGGGCTGGGCCTGGTAACGCTGGCGGCAATTCGGGCTGGGTTTGAGGTCGTGGCCACGGATTATTACGACGAGGCGCTGGCGTTTACCGAAGCGAATGCGCTTCGCAACGGACTCGCAACGCCGGCGACACGGCTAGTGGATTGGCGGCGATTTCCCGCCGGCCTGGGCCGGTTCGATTTGGTCGTCGCATCGGATGTGTTGTTCGAGAAGCCGAATATCCCGTTGGTGGTGGCGGCATTCCTGCGGTCGATTCTTCCCGGTGGAGAAGGCTGGCTCACCGATCCGGGGCGTCCGCCCGCGGCAGCCTTTGCGGCCGAATGCAATTCTCAGGGGTTGCGAATCGTTGCGAAGCGCCAACTCCCAGTGGTGAAGCCCGGCAATTCCGAAAGGCCCGCGGCGCGGCAGATGATCGACTTCCACGAATTGGCGTTGCCGCAGTCATCCGCGGATGCTTAG
- a CDS encoding Bax inhibitor-1 family protein, producing the protein MSSADNPYRSPWGTLAWQAAADERADFIRKTYLHLAGAVAAFIGLEAILIRAPFAPDLVQLMFSSRYSWLIVLGAFMGISYVANSWAQSSTSVPRQYAGLVLYVVGEAVIFLPLLMVAEHYSPNLIFTAGWITALLVGALTAIVFISGHDFSYLRGILMIGGIAAMVIIGWACLSGHNIGIPFTVAMIAFACGYILYDTSNVMHHYRIGQHVAASLALFAAVALLFWYVLQLLMQLNRR; encoded by the coding sequence ATGAGTTCCGCCGACAATCCGTATCGTTCGCCGTGGGGAACGCTTGCCTGGCAGGCGGCCGCCGACGAGCGCGCCGATTTCATCCGCAAGACCTACTTGCATCTCGCCGGGGCCGTGGCTGCATTCATCGGCCTGGAAGCGATTCTGATCCGGGCACCGTTTGCTCCCGACCTCGTGCAACTGATGTTTTCCAGCCGGTACAGTTGGCTGATCGTGCTCGGAGCGTTCATGGGCATCAGCTACGTCGCCAACAGTTGGGCCCAATCGAGCACCTCCGTGCCGAGGCAATACGCGGGGCTGGTGCTATATGTCGTCGGCGAAGCGGTTATATTCCTGCCGCTGTTGATGGTGGCCGAGCATTATTCGCCGAACCTGATTTTCACGGCCGGCTGGATCACCGCGCTCTTGGTCGGAGCATTGACGGCAATCGTGTTTATCTCGGGCCACGATTTTTCTTATCTGCGCGGCATTTTGATGATCGGCGGAATCGCGGCCATGGTGATTATCGGCTGGGCGTGCCTGAGCGGCCATAATATCGGAATCCCGTTCACCGTGGCGATGATCGCGTTTGCCTGCGGCTACATTCTCTACGACACGTCGAACGTGATGCACCACTACCGCATCGGGCAGCACGTCGCGGCCTCGCTGGCGCTGTTTGCCGCCGTCGCGCTGCTGTTCTGGTATGTGCTGCAATTGCTGATGCAATTGAATCGCCGCTAA